A genomic stretch from Croceibacterium aestuarii includes:
- a CDS encoding hydrolase, whose amino-acid sequence MKQLSASEHSLVEPIDQAAMLAAVERWCAINSGTRNLGGLARQANELAQAFAALPGDVEMHDPAAVTAVDADGSEVELPHGMHLVVSVRPEARRRFLLTGHMDTVFPADHPFQSATWLDDDTLNAPGAADMKGGLAVILHALIAFEASPEAAKVGYDVMINADEETGSLSSAPLIAELAREKFAALTYEPSALPDGTLAHARGGSGNYSIVVTGRSAHAGRNPQDGRNAIVAAAEIAVVLKALSHDDLAVNPAKIEGGSANNVVPDHAVLRFNIRPKTTEAAAEFEKALAYLLSDIAERHDVAIHRHGGITRPPKPVDARAQKLFDLVADTSEALGRKLGWQASGGVCDGNNIAAAGVPVVDTMGVRGGSIHSADEFMIASSLSERAALSAVVLHRLATGETL is encoded by the coding sequence ATGAAACAGCTTTCCGCCTCCGAACACAGCCTCGTCGAACCGATCGACCAGGCCGCGATGCTCGCCGCGGTCGAGCGCTGGTGCGCGATCAACAGCGGAACGCGCAATCTCGGCGGTCTCGCCCGGCAGGCGAACGAACTGGCCCAGGCTTTCGCCGCCCTGCCCGGCGATGTCGAAATGCACGATCCCGCCGCGGTCACCGCGGTCGACGCCGATGGCAGCGAGGTCGAATTGCCGCACGGCATGCACCTCGTTGTCTCCGTCCGGCCCGAGGCGCGACGGCGCTTTCTGCTGACCGGGCACATGGATACCGTGTTCCCCGCCGACCATCCCTTCCAGTCGGCCACCTGGCTCGACGACGATACCCTCAACGCCCCCGGCGCGGCCGACATGAAGGGCGGCCTCGCCGTGATTCTCCACGCGCTGATCGCCTTCGAAGCCTCGCCCGAGGCGGCGAAGGTCGGCTACGACGTGATGATCAACGCGGACGAGGAAACGGGGTCGCTGTCCTCGGCCCCGTTGATTGCCGAACTGGCGAGGGAAAAGTTCGCCGCCCTGACTTACGAACCTTCGGCCCTGCCCGACGGAACGCTGGCCCACGCCCGGGGCGGCAGCGGCAACTATTCGATCGTGGTCACCGGCAGGTCGGCCCACGCCGGTCGCAATCCGCAGGACGGGCGCAACGCGATCGTCGCCGCGGCCGAGATCGCAGTGGTTCTCAAGGCGCTGAGTCATGACGATCTGGCGGTGAATCCCGCGAAAATAGAGGGCGGGTCGGCCAACAACGTCGTGCCCGATCACGCCGTGCTGCGCTTCAACATCCGCCCGAAGACCACCGAGGCCGCTGCCGAATTCGAGAAGGCGCTGGCCTACCTGCTCTCGGACATCGCCGAGCGCCACGACGTCGCCATACATCGGCACGGCGGCATTACCCGCCCGCCCAAGCCGGTCGACGCCCGCGCGCAGAAGCTCTTCGACCTCGTCGCCGATACCTCCGAAGCGCTCGGCCGAAAGCTCGGCTGGCAGGCCAGCGGCGGAGTGTGCGACGGCAACAACATCGCCGCCGCGGGGGTGCCCGTGGTCGACACGATGGGGGTCCGCGGGGGCAGCATTCATTCGGCGGACGAATTCATGATCGCCAGCTCGCTGTCCGAGCGGGCGGCGCTTTCGGCGGTGGTCCTGCACCGCCTGGCTACAGGGGAGACACTGTGA
- the rsmA gene encoding 16S rRNA (adenine(1518)-N(6)/adenine(1519)-N(6))-dimethyltransferase RsmA → MTLPPLREVIERHGLSASKALGQNFLFDEQLLGRIAAVPGSLEGKAVLEVGPGPGGLTRALLRAGARVTAIEMDRRCLPALAELAEAFPGQLEVIEGDALALDHGALMGESFAVVANLPYNVGTALLVRWLSGREWPPQWTSLTLMFQLEVAQRIVAAPGSGAYGRLAVLAQWRSRAKLAMKVHRSAFTPPPKVMSAVVHLEPAAMPDGVSPLQLERVTEAAFGQRRKMLRQSLKGVPGAVEALHSLGIDPARRAETLAVEEFIAVARALTG, encoded by the coding sequence GTGACCCTTCCGCCCCTGCGCGAAGTCATTGAGCGCCATGGCCTGTCGGCGTCGAAGGCGCTGGGGCAGAACTTCCTGTTCGACGAGCAACTGCTCGGTCGCATCGCCGCGGTCCCCGGTTCGCTCGAGGGCAAGGCGGTGCTCGAGGTCGGCCCGGGCCCCGGCGGCCTGACTCGCGCCCTGCTGCGCGCCGGGGCGCGAGTCACCGCCATCGAGATGGACCGCCGCTGCCTGCCCGCGCTGGCCGAACTCGCCGAGGCCTTCCCGGGTCAGCTCGAGGTGATCGAGGGCGATGCGCTCGCGCTCGACCACGGGGCGTTGATGGGAGAGTCCTTCGCGGTGGTCGCCAACCTGCCTTACAACGTCGGCACCGCGCTGCTCGTCCGCTGGCTGTCGGGCCGAGAATGGCCCCCGCAGTGGACTTCGCTGACGCTGATGTTCCAGCTCGAGGTCGCCCAGCGCATCGTCGCCGCGCCGGGCAGCGGCGCTTACGGCCGCCTCGCCGTACTGGCGCAGTGGCGCTCGCGTGCAAAACTGGCGATGAAGGTCCACCGCAGCGCTTTCACCCCGCCGCCCAAAGTGATGAGCGCGGTCGTCCATCTCGAACCCGCCGCAATGCCCGACGGGGTTTCACCCCTCCAGCTCGAGCGCGTGACCGAGGCCGCGTTCGGCCAGCGCCGCAAGATGCTGCGCCAGAGTCTCAAAGGCGTTCCGGGCGCGGTCGAAGCGCTTCATTCGCTCGGGATCGACCCGGCGCGAAGAGCCGAAACGCTCGCCGTGGAAGAGTTCATCGCCGTGGCGCGCGCGTTGACAGGCTGA
- the pdxA gene encoding 4-hydroxythreonine-4-phosphate dehydrogenase PdxA, with protein MRWSRITDPALPPLAISLGDPAGVGPELICESWARREAEGLPPFFVCGGKDVLSAAARARGLAIDFAEIFDPCEAGSAGREALPVLGDGDASYTPGNPSSLGARLAFNSLQAGTGFAVSGAASGIVTGPIAKAALAEVGFDFPGQTEFVADACGVPAEDAVMLLAGPSLRTVPLTVHCALADVPGLLTQGLIVRRCRVVAEAMRTDYGIAQPRIAIAGLNPHAGEAGRMGREEIEIIAPAIAQLRADGIDATGPHPADTLFAPRARATYDVAIAMYHDQALVPLKALDFDQGVNVTLGLPIVRTSPDHGTAFDIAGKGLADPGAMIAAIRMAGEIAARRTIAQ; from the coding sequence ATGCGGTGGTCGAGGATAACTGACCCCGCTCTCCCCCCGCTGGCGATATCGCTCGGCGATCCGGCGGGGGTCGGCCCCGAACTGATCTGCGAGTCATGGGCTCGCCGCGAGGCTGAGGGCCTGCCGCCGTTCTTTGTGTGCGGCGGCAAGGACGTCCTGTCCGCTGCCGCGAGGGCGCGCGGTCTGGCAATCGACTTCGCCGAAATTTTCGATCCTTGCGAAGCCGGCTCGGCAGGCCGCGAAGCTCTTCCGGTCCTCGGCGACGGAGATGCTTCCTACACGCCGGGCAACCCGTCGAGCCTCGGTGCACGCCTGGCTTTCAATTCCTTACAGGCGGGGACGGGTTTTGCCGTTAGCGGCGCGGCATCCGGCATCGTCACCGGCCCGATCGCCAAGGCCGCGCTCGCCGAGGTCGGCTTCGACTTTCCCGGGCAGACCGAGTTTGTCGCCGATGCCTGCGGTGTCCCAGCCGAAGACGCCGTAATGCTGCTTGCCGGCCCGAGCCTCAGAACCGTGCCGCTGACCGTGCACTGCGCGCTGGCCGATGTGCCGGGCCTTCTCACGCAAGGTCTCATCGTGCGCCGCTGCCGCGTTGTCGCCGAAGCGATGCGGACCGACTACGGCATCGCCCAGCCGCGCATCGCGATCGCCGGGCTCAATCCGCATGCCGGGGAAGCGGGCCGCATGGGCCGTGAGGAAATCGAGATCATCGCTCCGGCCATCGCGCAACTTCGTGCCGACGGCATCGACGCAACCGGACCGCACCCGGCCGACACCCTCTTCGCTCCGCGCGCCCGCGCGACCTACGACGTGGCCATTGCGATGTACCACGATCAGGCGCTGGTACCGCTCAAGGCGCTCGACTTCGACCAGGGGGTCAACGTCACGCTGGGGCTGCCGATCGTGCGCACCTCGCCCGACCACGGCACCGCGTTCGACATCGCCGGCAAGGGCCTCGCCGACCCCGGCGCTATGATTGCGGCGATCCGCATGGCCGGCGAGATCGCCGCACGGCGGACGATCGCGCAGTGA
- a CDS encoding peptidylprolyl isomerase yields MIHSVRRILVTGSAFAALALLGVQAAPAQDAAPSSATDIPDDVSVAKMDPDNRHASAKVNGEIITGTDVEQRVALIVAANEGVEISDEEMQRLRQQVMRNLIDETLEIQEAAAQDMAVTKQEVDEYYLRYAAQRFGRTPEKLDEYLKSVGSSPASLKRQIEGELAWDRLLQRNVRPFVNVSAEEVNELYQRLQAAKGTPEYKLSEIYLSSTPETHEAVGENAKRIVEQLRQGGSFLAYARQFSEASTAAVGGDLGWIKLEQLQNPTLETVARNMQPGQLVGPIEIPGGYSILYLQDKRQVGMADPRDAVLSLKQISLEFPKGTSEEEAKAKAAAFAQAATQIKGCGDADAAGKAMGAQVVTNDNIPVRALPEALQQTMLKLNVGETTPPFGSLEEGVRVLMLCGRDDPSPEAGPNYDQLMAQLEDDRVGKRAQRYLRDLRRDAVVEDN; encoded by the coding sequence GTGATTCATTCGGTCAGGCGAATTCTGGTTACCGGTAGCGCTTTTGCGGCCCTTGCCTTGCTGGGGGTGCAGGCCGCGCCGGCCCAGGATGCGGCGCCGTCGAGCGCCACCGACATTCCCGATGACGTGTCCGTCGCCAAGATGGACCCGGACAACCGCCACGCCTCGGCCAAGGTCAACGGCGAAATCATCACCGGGACCGATGTCGAACAGCGCGTGGCGCTGATCGTTGCGGCGAACGAGGGCGTGGAGATTTCCGACGAGGAGATGCAGCGCCTGCGCCAGCAGGTCATGCGCAACCTGATCGACGAAACGCTCGAGATCCAGGAAGCCGCCGCGCAGGACATGGCGGTGACCAAGCAAGAGGTCGACGAATACTACCTGCGCTATGCCGCGCAGCGTTTCGGCCGCACGCCGGAAAAGCTCGACGAATACCTCAAATCGGTCGGCTCTTCGCCCGCTTCGCTCAAGCGCCAGATCGAAGGGGAGCTGGCATGGGACCGGCTGCTGCAGCGCAACGTTCGGCCGTTCGTCAACGTCTCGGCCGAAGAGGTCAACGAGCTCTACCAGCGCCTGCAGGCCGCCAAGGGCACGCCGGAATACAAGCTGTCCGAAATCTACCTCTCTTCGACTCCGGAGACGCACGAGGCGGTGGGCGAGAACGCCAAGCGGATCGTCGAACAGCTTCGCCAGGGCGGCAGCTTTCTCGCTTACGCGCGGCAGTTTTCCGAAGCCTCGACCGCCGCGGTGGGCGGCGATCTCGGCTGGATCAAGCTCGAGCAGCTGCAGAACCCGACGCTGGAAACCGTGGCGCGCAACATGCAGCCCGGCCAGCTCGTGGGGCCGATCGAGATTCCGGGCGGCTATTCGATCCTCTACCTCCAGGACAAGCGCCAGGTCGGCATGGCCGACCCACGCGATGCGGTCCTCAGCCTGAAGCAGATTTCGCTCGAGTTTCCCAAGGGGACGAGCGAGGAAGAAGCCAAGGCCAAGGCCGCCGCCTTTGCCCAGGCCGCGACCCAGATAAAGGGCTGCGGAGACGCCGATGCCGCGGGCAAGGCGATGGGCGCGCAGGTCGTGACGAACGACAACATTCCCGTCCGCGCACTGCCCGAGGCGCTGCAGCAGACGATGCTCAAGCTCAACGTCGGCGAAACCACTCCCCCCTTCGGCTCGCTCGAAGAAGGCGTCCGCGTGCTGATGCTGTGCGGCCGCGACGATCCGTCGCCCGAAGCCGGTCCGAACTACGACCAGCTGATGGCCCAGCTCGAGGACGACCGCGTGGGCAAGCGGGCCCAGCGCTATTTGCGCGACCTGCGGCGCGATGCGGTGGTCGAGGATAACTGA
- a CDS encoding LPS-assembly protein LptD: MLPDRQSSLQAPPRRLPAVRSGTAAAMVLALTWPALAAAQDETAGGNAAQQDPLAARPVEAAPVPPPAPEFNAAGERQIAFEADTLAYDNGDESVTASGNVLLRSGDQSVRADAVTWNRMTGEIVASGNVRLVDADGNQLFTDRLELTEELKAGAMQNLLLALRAGGRLAAEQGVRDEQGNVVLTRAAYSGCAVTSENGCPKKPSWRITADRVIYDAATSTIRFKGAFLEVFGLRVLPLVALSLRTDGGPKSGFMVPDFGYSSSNGLEAGENFYLRLADNRDLELSARVYSKTAPMVSAQYRALTDAGAYQITGYGTFGSRLPLGATTPKAQTDFRGYLAANGRFQLDPYWDLTGSVRVATDRTFLRRYDISRDDRLRSTFNLERIDDDSYFSLAGWATQVLLTNQSQGQVPIALPVIDYRRRLEDPLLGGKIELQANSLAIARTSGQDTQRAFASAKWDLRRVTSLGQEVTFTALLRGDVYHSDENDLTRTALYRGIPGWQTRGVAIGAIDVKWPFVGEALGGTQVFTPRIQLVASPKIRNLAIPNEDARAIDLEDSNLFALNRFPGYDRVEDGVRMTYGVDWSLDRPGWRVRSTIGQSYRLSDKRTLFPDGTGLNEQWSDFVGRTEVRYRDFISLTHRFRLDKDSFSVRRNEVDMTVGTDRTYVELGYLRLNRNIDLTFEDLQDREELRAATRVAFARYWSMFGSAVVNLTDRREDPNLTSDGFEPLRTRLGIAYSDDCLEFGVTWRRDYVTIADARLGNSFAVFFSLKNLGLR, translated from the coding sequence ATGCTCCCCGACCGGCAGTCTTCGCTGCAAGCCCCTCCCCGCCGCTTGCCCGCAGTCCGTTCGGGAACAGCCGCTGCAATGGTCCTGGCGCTCACCTGGCCGGCACTGGCCGCGGCCCAGGACGAGACCGCCGGCGGCAACGCCGCGCAGCAGGATCCGCTCGCCGCGCGGCCGGTGGAAGCTGCCCCGGTCCCGCCTCCTGCGCCTGAGTTCAACGCCGCAGGCGAACGGCAGATCGCGTTCGAAGCCGACACGCTGGCCTACGACAACGGCGACGAAAGCGTCACCGCGTCGGGGAACGTGCTGCTACGCTCGGGCGACCAGTCGGTGCGCGCCGACGCGGTCACCTGGAACCGCATGACCGGCGAAATCGTCGCCAGCGGCAACGTCCGACTGGTCGATGCCGACGGAAACCAGCTCTTCACCGACCGCCTCGAGTTGACCGAGGAACTCAAGGCGGGGGCAATGCAGAACCTGTTGCTGGCTTTGCGCGCGGGCGGGCGGCTGGCCGCCGAGCAGGGCGTGCGCGACGAGCAGGGCAACGTCGTTCTGACCCGTGCCGCCTATTCCGGCTGCGCGGTGACGAGCGAAAATGGGTGCCCGAAGAAACCGAGCTGGCGCATTACTGCCGACCGGGTGATCTACGACGCCGCGACCAGCACGATCCGCTTCAAGGGCGCTTTCCTCGAAGTGTTCGGCCTGCGCGTCCTGCCGCTGGTGGCACTCAGCCTGCGAACCGATGGCGGACCCAAATCGGGCTTCATGGTGCCCGACTTTGGCTATAGCAGCTCGAACGGTCTCGAGGCCGGCGAGAACTTCTATCTGCGGCTCGCCGACAACCGCGACCTCGAGCTTTCGGCCCGCGTTTACAGCAAGACCGCGCCGATGGTCTCGGCCCAGTACCGGGCGCTGACCGATGCCGGCGCCTATCAGATCACCGGATACGGAACATTTGGCTCGCGCCTTCCGCTCGGCGCGACAACGCCCAAGGCCCAGACCGATTTCCGCGGCTATCTTGCCGCCAACGGGCGCTTCCAGCTCGACCCGTACTGGGACCTTACGGGTTCGGTCCGGGTGGCCACCGACCGCACCTTCCTGCGCCGCTACGACATCAGCCGCGACGATCGCCTGCGTTCGACCTTCAATCTCGAACGGATCGACGACGATTCGTATTTTTCGCTCGCCGGCTGGGCGACCCAGGTCCTGCTGACCAACCAGAGCCAGGGGCAGGTGCCGATCGCGCTGCCGGTCATCGACTATCGCCGGCGGCTCGAGGATCCGCTGCTCGGCGGAAAGATCGAGCTGCAGGCCAACAGCCTCGCCATTGCCCGGACCTCCGGCCAGGACACTCAGCGCGCCTTTGCCAGCGCCAAGTGGGACCTACGCCGGGTAACCTCGCTCGGCCAGGAGGTGACCTTCACCGCTCTCTTGCGCGGCGATGTCTACCACTCCGACGAGAACGACCTCACCCGAACCGCTCTCTATCGCGGCATTCCGGGCTGGCAGACGCGCGGCGTGGCGATCGGGGCGATCGACGTGAAATGGCCCTTCGTGGGCGAGGCGCTCGGCGGAACCCAGGTGTTCACCCCGCGCATCCAACTCGTCGCCAGCCCCAAGATTCGCAATTTGGCGATTCCCAACGAGGATGCGCGAGCGATCGATCTCGAGGACAGCAACCTGTTCGCGCTCAACCGCTTTCCCGGATACGACCGTGTCGAGGACGGGGTGCGCATGACCTACGGGGTCGACTGGTCGCTCGACCGCCCCGGCTGGCGGGTGCGCTCGACCATCGGCCAGTCCTATCGGCTGAGCGACAAGCGGACGCTGTTTCCCGACGGTACGGGACTCAACGAACAGTGGTCGGATTTCGTCGGCCGGACCGAAGTGCGCTACCGCGATTTCATCAGCCTGACGCACCGTTTCCGGCTCGACAAGGACAGCTTTTCGGTGCGCCGAAACGAGGTCGACATGACCGTCGGCACCGATCGCACATACGTCGAGCTGGGCTACCTGCGGCTCAACCGCAATATCGACCTGACCTTCGAGGATCTGCAGGACCGCGAAGAGCTGCGCGCGGCGACGCGCGTCGCCTTCGCCCGCTACTGGTCCATGTTCGGCTCGGCGGTGGTCAACCTGACCGACCGCCGCGAGGATCCCAACCTGACCTCAGACGGCTTCGAGCCGCTGCGCACCCGCCTGGGCATCGCCTATTCGGACGACTGCCTCGAATTCGGCGTGACCTGGCGGCGCGATTACGTGACGATCGCCGACGCGCGCCTGGGCAATTCGTTTGCCGTGTTCTTCTCGCTCAAGAACCTCGGATTGCGCTAG